In Paenibacillus sonchi, a single genomic region encodes these proteins:
- the liaF gene encoding cell wall-active antibiotics response protein LiaF yields MKRRFTSQILGGLILIGLGAMFLLRQMGYTDFNVGSLFADYWPVILIVMGVQNFLSTNDHGKGSSVFWGFFYLALGVFFLGRNLDWFYVSAGDFFKLLIPVMLIGGGLYVIFKPRDHTPPVPPAPPAPPAPPTFYPPGPGKSSLDVEPPKPLESTLDEQFEQKFGKPEGQRDWNEYLQKDDEDEDEDNGHIRSSADSRWQEKHERHERRRQERHERHARRHGEWHGRFNDTDDSKETTHRSAFIGDVHMGKDHFQLKNTNISQFIGDTVLDLTNAQIPYGETKINISAFVGDIKVYVPEDMNLGVKVNSSSFIGDMQVLEQSRSGFMSNVQCKTPYYKEAGKKVRINVSAFIGDIKIKTVG; encoded by the coding sequence ATGAAAAGACGATTCACCAGCCAGATCCTCGGGGGGCTGATCCTGATTGGACTGGGAGCGATGTTTCTGCTTAGGCAGATGGGGTACACTGATTTCAACGTAGGTTCCTTGTTCGCCGATTATTGGCCGGTTATTCTTATTGTTATGGGTGTGCAGAATTTTCTGTCCACCAATGACCACGGCAAGGGATCATCTGTGTTTTGGGGCTTCTTTTATCTCGCGCTTGGGGTGTTTTTCCTGGGCCGCAACCTGGATTGGTTTTATGTATCGGCAGGTGATTTCTTCAAATTGCTGATACCCGTTATGCTGATCGGCGGCGGGCTGTATGTCATCTTCAAACCGCGGGACCATACTCCTCCCGTTCCTCCGGCACCTCCGGCACCGCCAGCACCGCCAACTTTTTATCCTCCGGGACCCGGGAAAAGCTCTTTGGATGTGGAACCTCCCAAGCCTCTTGAATCCACACTCGATGAGCAGTTCGAGCAGAAATTCGGCAAGCCTGAGGGCCAGCGGGATTGGAACGAGTATCTGCAGAAGGATGATGAAGACGAGGATGAGGACAACGGGCATATCCGCTCTTCGGCAGATTCACGCTGGCAGGAAAAGCATGAGCGGCACGAACGCAGACGCCAGGAGCGTCACGAGCGCCACGCCCGCCGGCATGGCGAATGGCATGGCAGATTTAACGATACGGATGACTCTAAGGAAACGACGCACCGCTCCGCTTTTATCGGGGATGTTCATATGGGCAAGGATCATTTCCAGCTCAAAAATACGAATATTTCGCAGTTCATCGGCGACACCGTGCTGGATCTGACCAATGCGCAGATTCCTTACGGGGAGACCAAGATTAATATCTCTGCTTTTGTAGGGGACATCAAGGTGTACGTGCCGGAAGACATGAATCTGGGAGTTAAGGTCAACAGCAGCTCTTTTATCGGAGACATGCAGGTTCTGGAACAATCACGGAGCGGGTTTATGAGCAATGTCCAATGCAAGACCCCTTATTATAAGGAAGCCGGCAAAAAAGTCCGCATTAATGTCAGTGCCTTCATCGGCGACATAAAAATCAAAACGGTAGGTTAG
- a CDS encoding HAMP domain-containing sensor histidine kinase has translation MGKLLSNTKWMLLVYFLLSGGVTAGLMYAGTCLGYIEVQDYRMWLYLCIGIVLFTVIVGYMAGQRIQRRIDLLDLNMLQVAKGNLSVRMPESDDQSFTRVYHEFNMMMDTVENKMQLLQRLGEQEVIEKEKAAESAVLEERRRMARDLHDTVSQQLFAIHMSASSLPKVLERNAEHGKTVMDQLITMSQMAQKQMRALIAQLRPVELEGRNLFEALEKWFPDYCRQNGLKGVKELELQGELSEAIEHQLFLIIQESMANIVKHAGARMVSLSLREVPRQVVLSISDDGQGFEHVQHKQGSYGLTTMRERAEKLGGQVEIISRKGAGTTIRVHIPKFLQGGPELESAGAAEG, from the coding sequence ATGGGGAAATTGCTGAGCAATACCAAATGGATGCTGCTGGTGTATTTTCTTCTTAGCGGCGGTGTAACCGCCGGACTTATGTATGCCGGAACATGCCTGGGCTATATCGAGGTTCAGGATTACCGCATGTGGCTGTATCTCTGCATAGGGATTGTACTGTTCACGGTAATTGTCGGGTATATGGCGGGCCAGCGGATTCAGCGGCGGATTGATCTTCTGGACTTGAATATGCTTCAAGTAGCCAAAGGCAATCTTTCGGTCCGGATGCCTGAGAGCGACGACCAGTCTTTTACCAGAGTGTACCACGAATTCAACATGATGATGGACACGGTGGAGAATAAAATGCAGCTGCTGCAGCGTTTAGGCGAGCAGGAAGTGATCGAGAAGGAAAAGGCAGCGGAGAGTGCGGTACTTGAAGAGCGCAGGCGTATGGCCCGGGATTTGCATGATACGGTGAGCCAGCAGCTGTTCGCGATTCATATGTCCGCTTCTTCGCTGCCTAAAGTGCTGGAACGGAACGCAGAGCACGGCAAGACCGTTATGGATCAGCTGATTACCATGTCCCAAATGGCCCAGAAGCAGATGAGAGCCCTGATTGCCCAGCTTCGGCCGGTGGAGCTGGAGGGGCGCAATCTCTTCGAAGCGCTGGAGAAATGGTTCCCGGATTATTGCCGTCAGAATGGACTTAAAGGCGTGAAGGAGCTTGAGCTGCAGGGAGAGCTGTCCGAAGCGATTGAGCATCAGCTGTTCCTGATCATACAGGAATCCATGGCGAATATTGTCAAGCATGCAGGCGCGCGTATGGTCAGTCTGTCGCTGCGCGAAGTGCCGAGACAAGTGGTGCTGAGCATCAGCGATGACGGCCAGGGCTTCGAGCATGTGCAGCATAAGCAAGGCTCCTACGGACTGACAACGATGCGGGAACGGGCGGAGAAGCTCGGCGGACAGGTGGAAATCATCAGCCGCAAGGGAGCGGGGACCACGATCCGCGTACATATACCCAAATTTCTGCAGGGCGGTCCGGAGCTGGAGAGCGCTGGTGCGGCTGAGGGCTGA
- a CDS encoding response regulator — protein MSIIKVLLVDDHDMVRMGLKTYLMLDPMFEVIGEAANGQEALNMLRNWGQEALPDLVLMDLMMPVMNGAETTRAVLAEFPGLKIVILTSFLEDDLVVDAIEAGAVSYVLKTVSAEELIYALQGAFRGMPVMTGDVSQALTRGIRQRTVQGDSSGLTEREKEVLLLIAEGKTNKDIGEELHISIKTVKTHVSNLLMKCELDDRTQLAIYAHRKGWAQG, from the coding sequence ATGAGTATCATTAAAGTTCTGCTTGTTGATGATCATGATATGGTCCGGATGGGCCTTAAAACATATCTTATGCTGGACCCGATGTTTGAAGTCATCGGAGAGGCGGCGAACGGACAGGAAGCGCTCAATATGCTCCGGAACTGGGGGCAGGAGGCGCTGCCTGACCTGGTATTGATGGACCTGATGATGCCGGTGATGAACGGCGCAGAGACTACCCGGGCTGTACTGGCCGAATTTCCGGGCCTCAAAATCGTCATTCTCACCAGCTTCCTGGAGGATGATCTTGTCGTGGATGCTATTGAAGCCGGCGCAGTGAGCTATGTGCTCAAAACCGTCTCGGCAGAGGAGCTGATCTACGCGCTGCAAGGTGCATTCCGCGGCATGCCGGTTATGACCGGCGATGTGTCCCAGGCCCTTACCCGGGGCATCCGCCAGCGGACGGTGCAGGGAGATTCCTCCGGCCTTACGGAACGGGAGAAGGAAGTGCTGCTCCTCATTGCCGAAGGCAAGACCAACAAGGATATCGGCGAGGAACTACATATCAGCATCAAAACTGTAAAAACGCATGTCAGCAACCTGCTGATGAAATGCGAGCTGGATGACCGTACCCAACTGGCGATATATGCCCACCGCAAAGGCTGGGCGCAGGGTTGA
- a CDS encoding S1C family serine protease: MDDNKNNYGRENNFNRDNEPSPEREWDSNSSSNNNESTESGSSYYYSYGPFKSLNKDEMNPDDPQHYNRREPEHVEVTPPQPVRPVPYSTSIRTTGFDGNGGRGGSGGNGADGGNGWQYNHKPKKPVKAVLVSFLAGMVVLSGSMFMADRGNWFTGDPVTMATVSNTAAKTANGSADVTPATTTTSLLTGTTDASKVVDAVGPAVVKIETLVKTSSRRNSTNPNFSDPFSQFFFGDQFGGNSSSGSGSDSNSDSNSDSNSDSNSGANSSQLTPFGIGTGFIYDSAGYILTNQHVVDNADVIQVTVDGNTKPYEAKLLGVSKDLDLAVLKIEGKNFPTVQLGDSDSIKVGSEVVAIGNPQGFDHTVTAGVLSAKNRSIDINEEDGSGTRNYKNLLQTDASINPGNSGGPLLNLNGQVIGMNVAVSTDSQGIGFAIAVNTIKEVVDKLEANQEIPKEPVPFIGASLMTITDEVAKQMGTDIKEGSVVAEIIFKSPAYTADLRPYDIITGANGKKYATSQDLITYIQTLKVGDKITLNVVRDGKTLELPVTIGNKNDFNTSQTQKQ, translated from the coding sequence ATGGACGATAACAAAAACAACTATGGCCGCGAAAACAACTTTAATCGTGATAATGAACCCTCGCCGGAGCGGGAATGGGATAGCAATAGCAGCAGCAATAATAATGAATCTACTGAATCCGGCTCTTCCTACTATTACTCTTACGGACCTTTCAAATCGCTTAACAAAGATGAGATGAACCCGGATGATCCGCAGCACTACAACCGCCGGGAACCGGAACATGTAGAGGTTACGCCTCCACAGCCGGTCAGACCGGTACCGTACAGCACCTCGATCCGCACAACCGGATTTGACGGCAATGGCGGACGGGGCGGCAGCGGCGGGAATGGAGCGGACGGCGGCAACGGCTGGCAGTATAACCACAAACCGAAGAAGCCGGTAAAAGCGGTGCTGGTCTCTTTTCTGGCCGGGATGGTGGTTCTCTCCGGTTCCATGTTCATGGCCGATCGCGGCAACTGGTTCACTGGGGACCCGGTCACTATGGCAACTGTATCGAACACTGCGGCGAAGACGGCTAACGGCAGCGCGGATGTCACACCTGCAACCACGACAACTTCGCTGCTCACAGGCACAACGGATGCTTCGAAGGTAGTGGACGCCGTTGGACCGGCAGTCGTCAAGATTGAAACTTTGGTGAAAACAAGCTCCCGCCGAAACTCAACCAATCCAAATTTTAGCGATCCGTTTTCACAGTTTTTCTTCGGTGATCAATTTGGCGGCAACAGTTCTTCCGGCTCAGGATCGGACTCGAATTCAGACTCGAATTCAGACTCGAATTCAGACTCGAATTCCGGCGCGAATTCTTCCCAGCTCACACCTTTCGGAATCGGAACAGGCTTTATTTATGACTCCGCAGGGTATATCTTGACCAACCAGCATGTGGTTGACAACGCAGATGTAATTCAGGTAACTGTAGATGGCAACACTAAGCCATATGAAGCTAAACTGCTTGGCGTCAGCAAGGATCTGGATTTGGCGGTGCTGAAGATTGAAGGCAAAAACTTCCCGACCGTACAGCTTGGCGATTCTGACAGCATCAAGGTCGGCTCTGAAGTGGTGGCTATCGGGAACCCGCAGGGTTTTGACCATACCGTTACGGCTGGTGTGCTCAGCGCCAAAAACCGCAGCATTGACATCAACGAAGAAGACGGCAGCGGCACCCGGAATTACAAAAACCTGCTGCAAACAGATGCGTCCATCAATCCTGGTAACTCCGGCGGCCCGCTGCTTAATCTGAATGGCCAGGTTATCGGAATGAACGTAGCCGTAAGCACGGATTCTCAAGGTATTGGTTTTGCCATTGCGGTAAATACCATTAAAGAGGTTGTTGACAAACTCGAAGCCAACCAGGAAATTCCTAAAGAGCCTGTTCCGTTCATCGGCGCATCACTCATGACCATTACCGATGAGGTCGCCAAGCAAATGGGTACGGATATTAAAGAAGGCTCCGTCGTAGCGGAAATCATCTTCAAATCGCCGGCCTACACCGCTGATCTGCGTCCTTACGATATTATCACAGGTGCTAACGGCAAGAAGTATGCAACCAGCCAGGATTTGATTACCTACATCCAGACCCTCAAAGTGGGTGACAAAATCACGCTCAACGTTGTACGTGACGGCAAAACGCTTGAACTTCCTGTAACCATCGGCAATAAAAACGACTTCAACACTTCACAAACTCAGAAGCAGTAA
- a CDS encoding response regulator transcription factor, with protein sequence MRPNILIIDDDEKIISMLRRGLAFEGYDVKTATNGADGLRAVLNSDPDVVVLDVMMPQVDGFEVCRRLREGGSTVPVLMLTAKDEIEHRVKGLDLGADDYLVKPFALEELLARVRALLRRKSEQGGGSSDQAVSYEDITLDVDSREVTRGGKRLELTAKEFELLHLFMQNPKRVLSRDLIMDKIWGYDYSGESNVLEVYIAMLRQKTEEHGGKRLIQTIRGAGYILRGD encoded by the coding sequence ATGCGGCCGAATATTCTAATTATTGATGATGATGAAAAAATTATTTCCATGCTGCGCCGGGGTCTTGCTTTTGAGGGCTATGACGTAAAAACGGCCACGAACGGGGCTGATGGCTTGCGCGCTGTACTGAACAGTGATCCGGATGTGGTTGTCCTGGATGTGATGATGCCGCAGGTGGACGGATTCGAGGTCTGCCGGCGTCTGCGCGAAGGGGGAAGCACGGTTCCGGTTCTAATGCTTACGGCCAAGGATGAAATTGAGCATCGGGTAAAAGGTCTGGATCTCGGAGCGGACGATTATCTGGTGAAGCCGTTTGCGCTGGAAGAGCTTCTGGCCCGTGTGCGCGCGCTGCTGCGCCGCAAAAGCGAGCAGGGCGGAGGAAGCTCCGACCAGGCCGTCTCCTACGAGGATATTACGCTGGATGTGGACTCGCGGGAGGTTACCCGCGGCGGCAAACGTCTGGAGCTGACAGCAAAGGAGTTCGAGCTGCTGCATTTATTTATGCAGAATCCGAAGCGTGTGCTGTCCCGCGATCTGATCATGGACAAAATCTGGGGTTATGATTACAGCGGAGAATCCAATGTGCTTGAAGTATATATTGCCATGCTTCGCCAGAAAACCGAGGAGCACGGGGGCAAAAGACTGATTCAGACGATCCGGGGAGCCGGTTACATCCTAAGAGGTGACTAA
- a CDS encoding sensor histidine kinase, protein MSIRLRLTAWYSGILAVMLLALSAAIYGFVYFNTYGDIKDRLKAQSNQLQLKPTWNIDGTRKLTLVGFEGQNLYAQMYVYDVGKMIPSTNMEDLGFSFEIPKQDSLKNEQGFIRTSYEGNPFLMYQMAVNVSDDLATHPGVLQVAAYVGEQDRMMLNLKNILTVGSFATLIAAFTFGLFLARKAMSPIGKVIEAANGIQTGTDLSSRIVYDGPQDEIGRLIQTVNSMLGRMEGFYTELEDSYATQRRFVSDASHELRTPLTTIRGNIDLLQKIWEMNPAESRMTEAEIRQLSIESVKDIADESKRMSRLVSDMLSLARADTGRTFDIEPVALEPMMTEVARRASFLPRQAEWSVGSLGHLNGKYIVGNKDYLQQMLFIFIDNAFKYTPSGEVAMDAVFYQNQVGIRISDTGIGMDKDEVPHIFDRFYRADESRGITEGIGLGLSIAKWIIDEHGGSVEVVTRQGEGTTFVIWLPLLFAPPLE, encoded by the coding sequence ATGTCGATACGATTGCGGCTGACTGCTTGGTATTCAGGGATTCTGGCCGTTATGCTGCTGGCCTTATCAGCCGCAATTTACGGATTTGTGTATTTTAATACTTATGGTGATATAAAGGATCGGCTCAAAGCACAGTCGAACCAGTTGCAACTGAAGCCGACCTGGAATATCGACGGCACGAGGAAGCTTACCCTTGTGGGGTTTGAGGGACAGAATCTATATGCGCAGATGTATGTGTATGATGTAGGTAAGATGATTCCCAGCACCAACATGGAGGATCTAGGTTTTTCGTTTGAAATTCCAAAACAGGATTCACTAAAAAATGAGCAGGGCTTTATTCGAACAAGCTATGAAGGCAATCCGTTTCTGATGTATCAAATGGCAGTAAATGTTTCGGACGACTTGGCCACCCATCCAGGAGTGCTCCAGGTTGCTGCTTATGTCGGTGAGCAGGACCGGATGATGCTGAATCTGAAGAACATTCTGACCGTCGGCTCCTTCGCCACTCTGATCGCGGCATTCACCTTCGGCCTGTTCCTGGCCCGCAAGGCGATGAGTCCGATCGGCAAGGTTATTGAAGCGGCCAACGGAATTCAGACGGGAACCGACCTCAGCTCGCGGATTGTATATGATGGACCGCAGGATGAGATTGGACGGCTGATCCAGACCGTCAACAGCATGCTTGGGCGGATGGAAGGCTTTTATACAGAGCTTGAGGATTCTTATGCCACTCAGCGCCGCTTTGTGTCCGATGCTTCGCATGAGCTGCGGACACCGCTTACAACCATCCGCGGGAATATTGATCTGCTGCAAAAAATATGGGAAATGAACCCCGCTGAGAGCCGGATGACAGAAGCGGAGATCCGCCAGCTCTCGATTGAATCGGTCAAGGATATCGCCGATGAATCCAAACGCATGAGCCGCCTGGTGTCTGACATGCTGTCGCTCGCCCGGGCCGATACCGGCCGGACATTTGATATTGAACCGGTAGCCCTGGAGCCGATGATGACCGAAGTGGCCCGCAGAGCGTCCTTCCTGCCGCGGCAGGCGGAATGGTCCGTAGGAAGTCTCGGCCATTTGAACGGCAAATATATTGTTGGCAACAAGGATTATCTGCAGCAAATGTTATTTATTTTTATTGATAATGCCTTCAAATACACTCCTTCCGGCGAGGTTGCGATGGACGCTGTGTTTTATCAGAACCAGGTGGGAATCCGCATCTCCGATACCGGCATCGGAATGGATAAGGACGAGGTTCCGCATATCTTTGACCGTTTCTACCGTGCTGATGAATCGCGGGGAATTACCGAAGGAATCGGCCTCGGGCTGTCGATTGCCAAGTGGATTATTGATGAGCATGGAGGTTCGGTCGAGGTGGTTACGCGCCAGGGCGAGGGGACGACTTTTGTCATCTGGCTGCCGCTTCTCTTTGCTCCGCCGCTGGAATAG
- a CDS encoding 4-hydroxy-3-methylbut-2-enyl diphosphate reductase: MEVIKISPRGYCYGVVDAMVMARQAAQNLDLPRPIYILGMIVHNSHVTNSFEDDGIITLDGHNRLDILDKVDSGTVIFTAHGVSPEVRRLARAKGLTTVDATCPDVTKTHDLIKEKVAEGCEIIYIGKKGHPEPEGAVGIAPEHVHLIEKEEEIAGLSIPSSRIVITNQTTMSQWDIKHIMKKLLETFPGAEVHNEICMATQVRQEAVAEQAGQCDLVIVVGDPRSNNSNRLAQVSEEIAGVPAHRIADLSELKTEWLQGITKVGVTSGASTPTPITKEVISYLEQYDPALPETWEIKRTVNMSKLLPPVKNKSASIT; encoded by the coding sequence ATGGAAGTCATCAAAATTTCTCCCCGGGGTTATTGCTATGGCGTCGTCGATGCCATGGTGATGGCCCGGCAGGCCGCGCAAAATCTTGATTTGCCCCGGCCGATTTATATACTGGGCATGATTGTGCACAACAGCCATGTTACCAACTCGTTTGAGGACGATGGAATTATTACGCTGGACGGACACAACCGTCTTGATATTTTGGATAAAGTGGACAGCGGCACGGTGATTTTTACCGCCCATGGCGTATCGCCGGAGGTTCGCCGTCTGGCCCGGGCCAAAGGACTGACCACAGTCGATGCCACCTGTCCGGATGTAACGAAGACACATGACCTTATCAAGGAAAAGGTCGCCGAAGGCTGCGAGATTATCTATATCGGCAAGAAAGGCCATCCGGAACCGGAGGGCGCCGTAGGGATTGCGCCTGAGCATGTTCATCTGATCGAGAAGGAAGAGGAAATTGCCGGATTGTCCATTCCCTCTTCGCGGATCGTCATTACAAACCAGACTACCATGAGCCAGTGGGATATCAAGCATATTATGAAGAAGCTGCTGGAGACCTTCCCTGGTGCAGAGGTGCATAACGAGATCTGCATGGCTACCCAAGTACGCCAGGAAGCGGTCGCGGAGCAGGCCGGTCAGTGTGATCTGGTCATCGTTGTCGGCGATCCGCGCAGCAACAACTCGAACCGTCTGGCCCAGGTGTCGGAGGAAATTGCCGGTGTGCCTGCACACCGTATCGCCGATCTGTCGGAGCTGAAGACGGAATGGCTGCAGGGAATTACCAAGGTCGGGGTAACCTCAGGGGCATCTACGCCTACGCCGATTACGAAGGAAGTCATCAGCTACCTGGAGCAGTATGATCCTGCTCTCCCTGAGACCTGGGAGATCAAGCGTACCGTGAACATGTCGAAGCTGCTGCCTCCAGTGAAGAACAAGAGCGCAAGCATTACCTGA
- the aroF gene encoding 3-deoxy-7-phosphoheptulonate synthase: MIVITSNQTPQEQVNEIIAVIEKEGLQVHLSRGADHTVIGLVGGVTPKLAEHLRQMKGVENVVKISKSYKLASRDFHPEDTVIDIRGVKIGGENLVIMGGPCAVESPEQIDEIARLVKASGGQVLRGGAFKPRTGPYSFQGVGVEGLTMMAEAGKRHGLLTITEVMTPEYVDICAEHADILQVGTRNMQNFDLLRKLGTCGRPVLLKRGFSATYDELLNAAEYILAGGNRDVMLCERGIRTFETYTRNTLDLSAIPVLQNLSHLPVISDPSHGTGRRELVEPMAKASVAAGANGLIIEMHTDPDNSMTGDGVQSLFPEQFDKLLRDLEKLAPLVGRRFSNSLEAAPAL, encoded by the coding sequence ATGATCGTCATTACATCCAATCAAACGCCACAGGAGCAGGTTAACGAAATTATCGCTGTTATTGAAAAGGAAGGCCTGCAGGTCCATCTCTCGCGCGGTGCGGATCATACGGTGATTGGTCTGGTGGGCGGAGTCACTCCGAAGCTGGCCGAGCATCTGCGGCAGATGAAAGGCGTGGAGAACGTAGTGAAGATCTCCAAGTCTTACAAACTCGCGAGCCGTGACTTCCACCCGGAGGATACGGTTATTGATATCCGCGGTGTAAAAATCGGCGGGGAGAATCTGGTGATCATGGGCGGGCCCTGCGCCGTGGAATCCCCTGAACAGATCGATGAGATTGCCCGTCTGGTCAAGGCTTCCGGCGGCCAGGTGCTGCGCGGCGGAGCCTTCAAGCCGCGGACGGGTCCTTACAGCTTCCAGGGTGTAGGCGTGGAAGGCCTCACGATGATGGCGGAAGCGGGCAAACGCCATGGCCTCTTGACGATCACGGAGGTAATGACACCGGAGTATGTTGATATCTGTGCGGAGCATGCGGATATTCTTCAGGTCGGCACACGCAATATGCAGAACTTTGACCTGCTGCGCAAGCTTGGGACCTGCGGGCGGCCCGTGCTGCTGAAGCGCGGCTTCAGCGCGACTTACGATGAGCTGCTGAATGCGGCGGAATACATTCTGGCCGGAGGCAACCGCGATGTCATGCTCTGCGAACGCGGAATCCGAACATTCGAAACATACACACGCAATACGCTTGACCTGTCAGCAATTCCTGTGCTTCAGAACCTGAGCCACCTTCCAGTCATTTCCGATCCAAGTCATGGCACAGGCCGGCGTGAGCTGGTTGAGCCGATGGCCAAGGCTTCGGTTGCTGCGGGAGCCAATGGTCTGATTATCGAGATGCATACCGACCCGGACAACTCTATGACGGGAGATGGCGTGCAGTCTCTGTTCCCTGAGCAGTTTGATAAGCTTCTGAGAGATCTGGAGAAGCTGGCACCGCTTGTCGGGCGCAGATTCTCCAATTCGCTTGAGGCAGCTCCCGCCCTTTAA
- the glnA gene encoding type I glutamate--ammonia ligase: MSVEKVLQTIKENNIEWVDFRFVDLGGRAHHISLPASAVDEETFVNGVAFDGSSITGFRGIEESDMVMMPDPGTIYIDPFTAHPTLNIMCDIFTPDGERYERDPRGIAVKAEEFLQASGVGTAAFFAPESEFFIFDDVRYESGMNSSSYFVDSEEAVWNTNRKDEGGNLAFKVGVKGGYVPVAPVDSQQDIRSEMCRLLSEAGLEIERHHHEVATAGQAEINFRFDTLKKTADNLLTYKYIVQNTARQYGKVATFMPKPLFGDNGSGMHVHQSIFNGDSPLFYEKGAYANLSEMALNYIGGILYHAPALIALTNPSTNSFKRLVPGYEAPVNLVFSKGNRSAAVRIPVAAVTPKGCRIEFRTPDSTANPYLAFSAMLMAGLDGIKKKINPVELGYGPLDKNIYELADEDKEKIRSVPGTLEEALDSLEADYEFLTEGGVFTKDFIDNYIALKRSEAQAVAIRVHPHEYSLYFDV, encoded by the coding sequence ATGTCGGTTGAAAAAGTGTTGCAGACGATCAAAGAGAACAATATCGAATGGGTGGATTTTCGTTTTGTAGATTTGGGTGGACGTGCTCACCATATCTCACTTCCAGCTTCTGCTGTTGATGAAGAAACATTTGTGAACGGTGTTGCATTTGACGGTTCTTCCATTACAGGTTTCCGTGGGATTGAAGAATCAGACATGGTTATGATGCCTGATCCTGGCACTATATACATCGATCCTTTTACAGCTCATCCAACGCTTAACATCATGTGCGACATTTTCACACCTGATGGCGAACGTTACGAGCGCGACCCGCGTGGTATCGCAGTAAAAGCAGAAGAGTTCCTGCAAGCAAGCGGTGTAGGCACAGCAGCATTCTTCGCACCTGAGTCCGAGTTCTTTATCTTTGATGATGTGCGTTATGAGAGCGGAATGAACAGCTCCTCCTACTTCGTAGATTCCGAAGAAGCGGTATGGAACACCAACCGCAAAGACGAAGGCGGCAACCTGGCATTCAAAGTAGGTGTTAAAGGCGGCTACGTGCCGGTAGCACCAGTGGATTCCCAGCAGGATATCCGCAGTGAAATGTGCCGTTTGCTTAGTGAAGCAGGCCTCGAAATCGAACGCCATCACCATGAAGTGGCAACTGCAGGCCAAGCGGAAATCAACTTCCGTTTTGACACGCTGAAGAAAACAGCCGACAATCTCCTGACTTACAAATATATTGTGCAAAACACTGCACGCCAATACGGCAAAGTGGCAACCTTCATGCCAAAACCGCTGTTCGGCGACAATGGCAGCGGGATGCACGTTCACCAATCCATTTTTAACGGCGATTCCCCTTTGTTCTACGAAAAAGGCGCTTATGCCAACCTGAGTGAAATGGCTTTGAACTACATTGGCGGTATCCTGTATCATGCTCCGGCACTGATCGCACTGACCAACCCAAGCACGAACTCGTTCAAACGTCTGGTTCCTGGCTACGAAGCACCGGTTAACCTCGTATTCTCCAAAGGTAACCGCTCCGCTGCAGTCCGTATCCCGGTAGCTGCTGTGACACCTAAGGGCTGTCGCATTGAGTTCCGCACACCGGACTCCACTGCCAACCCTTACCTGGCATTCTCCGCAATGCTGATGGCAGGTCTGGATGGAATCAAGAAGAAGATCAACCCTGTTGAATTGGGTTATGGTCCTCTGGACAAGAATATCTACGAATTGGCCGATGAAGACAAAGAGAAAATCCGCAGCGTTCCAGGCACACTGGAAGAAGCGCTGGATTCCTTGGAAGCTGACTACGAATTCCTTACAGAGGGCGGCGTATTCACTAAGGACTTCATCGATAACTACATCGCTCTGAAACGTTCCGAAGCTCAAGCGGTTGCCATTCGTGTTCATCCGCATGAATACTCCCTGTACTTTGATGTATAA